In Halothermothrix orenii H 168, the sequence ATAGGCAATACCTACTACCCTTTTTTCCATAAGAGCCTTTGTTAAGCGTTCTTCAGCAGCTAAATGAAGATAAGTAAACAGGATCTGGTCGGGTTTTAAATAATTATATTCTTCGGGAAGGGGTTCTTTAACTTTCATAATCATTTCTGCTTCTTCGAAGACCTGCTGGGCAGTTTCCCCTATTTCTGCTCCGGCCTCTTCATACTCACTATCTTTAATCCCACTACCCAGGCCTGCTCCCTGCTCTATAATCACCTGATGACCTGCTTTTGTTAAAGCCTGAACTCCGGCGGCAGTAATCGCTACTCTGTTCTCATTATTTTTAATTTCTTTAGTACTCCTACTATCATAGGCCTTTTCCCCCTTTTACTATTTTTAAATGCTGAGGGTGACCCAATACCCCCCATACAATATATAGTTCTAGATCGTTAATTTTATTTCCTTCCTGAATATTTAAAATTTTAAAATAACAATTTATGCAACTTTATATTTTAAAAGTAAATATGCAACTGCCTGTTTTAAGAGAAAAAAAAATTAATCCCCAACCCAAAAAGTGGGTGGGGATTAATTTTATTGCACTCATGCCAGACCTATAATTTAATTTCAATTTCAGCTTTATCCCTTAATTCCTTCAGGAAGTTATTCCAGGCTGTCTGTTGTTTTTGTTGAAGGAGGTTATTTTTAATCTTATCTTTTACCTCATCAAAAGGAGTAATTCCCTCTTCAACTTTATCTTCTACTTTTATAATATGGTAGCCGTACTGGGTTTTGACCGGGTCACTTATCTGCCCAACCTTGAGGGCAAAAGCAGCCTCTTCAAATTCCGGGACCATACGCCCCTTGCCAAAATAACCTAAATCCCCTCCATTTTTACTGGAAGGACCAGTAGAATACTCTTTGGCCATTTCCCCAAAATCAGCCCCATTTTCCAGCTCATTTAATATCTCCCGGGCTTCTTTTTCAGTTTCAACTAAAATATGTCTGGCCTTAATCTGGGTTCCATGTTTAAAGTTTTCCTTGTTATTATCGTAATATTCTCTGACAGCAGATTCCTCTACACTAACATCTTCCATAACCTTTTCCCGTAACTTATTAATTAAAAGGAGGTCACCATTTTGTTCAAAAAAGAGGTTTTTATATTGATCAAGGGATTCAATTCCCTGCTGATTTAAAGCCTGAAGTAACTGCTCTTCGTTAATATTATTCTTCTGTTTAACCATTTCTATCTGCTCATTAAATATCTTATCCATTTCCTCTTTGGAAACATTGATCCCCTGATTTTTGGCTTCCTTTATTAAAAGTTCCCTGGTAATCAATTCATCCAGTTTAAGTTTACGGTACTCATTAATTAACTCATTACCAGCCTCTGTAGATAAAATCAACTGAGTAAACTCACCATTAGCCTGATATAATTGCATAATAACATCCCGGGTCCGGGCATATTCATCAACTTCAGAAATCG encodes:
- a CDS encoding peptidylprolyl isomerase; this encodes MRFRRSVFLFLALVLVISFSVLAEDKVEKTDNIAAVVDGKEITISEVDEYARTRDVIMQLYQANGEFTQLILSTEAGNELINEYRKLKLDELITRELLIKEAKNQGINVSKEEMDKIFNEQIEMVKQKNNINEEQLLQALNQQGIESLDQYKNLFFEQNGDLLLINKLREKVMEDVSVEESAVREYYDNNKENFKHGTQIKARHILVETEKEAREILNELENGADFGEMAKEYSTGPSSKNGGDLGYFGKGRMVPEFEEAAFALKVGQISDPVKTQYGYHIIKVEDKVEEGITPFDEVKDKIKNNLLQQKQQTAWNNFLKELRDKAEIEIKL